A DNA window from Helianthus annuus cultivar XRQ/B chromosome 15, HanXRQr2.0-SUNRISE, whole genome shotgun sequence contains the following coding sequences:
- the LOC110912146 gene encoding NAC domain-containing protein 7 isoform X2 has protein sequence MNTFSHVPPGFRFHPTDEELVDYYLRKKINSRRIDLDVIRDVDLYKIEPWDLQELCRLGTEEQDEWYFFSHKDKKYPTGTRTNRATAAGFWKATGRDKAIYSKHELVGMRKTLVFYKGRAPNGQKSDWIMHEYRLESDENATTTQEEGWVVCRVFKKRLPTMRRASEHESPIWYEDHQVSFMPEISSPNQNNSLSHLVNPNNYQYLYGTCKKEIDHLQNYHTTSDHFLQLPLLESPKLLPSCNSFMPIYGININQNESINYQPTSLTQDQSNNIHQNQDQNVNNQVTDWRVLDQFVASQLLSQGHVPTKENHCTNMQDSQLRPHDDHEGSNSELITH, from the exons ATGAACACTTTTTCGCATGTACCTCCTGGCTTTCGGTTCCATCCCACTGATGAAGAACTTGTAGATTACTACCTTAGGAAAAAGATAAATTCAAGAAGGATTGACCTCGATGTCATCAGAGATGTCGATCTTTACAAAATCGAGCCATGGGATCTTCAAG AGCTATGTAGACTGGGTACAGAAGAGCAAGACGAATGGTATTTCTTTAGTCATAAAGATAAAAAATACCCAACTGGGACGCGTACTAATAGGGCTACAGCAGCCGGATTTTGGAAGGCTACGGGAAGGGACAAGGCGATTTACTCGAAGCACGAATTGGTTGGGATGAGAAAGACATTGGTTTTCTATAAAGGTCGTGCTCCGAATGGACAAAAGTCAGATTGGATAATGCACGAGTATCGCCTTGAATCAGATGAAAATGCAACAACTACTCAG GAAGAAGGGTGGGTGGTATGTAGGGTGTTCAAAAAGAGATTACCCACAATGAGGAGAGCAAGTGAGCATGAATCACCAATTTGGTATGAAGATCATCAAGTGTCATTCATGCCAGAGATTAGTTCACCAAACCAAAACAATTCTTTATCTCACTTGGTGAACCCTAATAATTACCAATACCTTTATGGGACTTGCAAGAAAGAAATAGACCATCTACAAAATTACCACACTACCTCTGATCACTTCCTACAACTTCCTCTTTTAGAGAGTCCAAAACTGCTCCCTTCATGCAACTCTTTCATGCCCATATATGGTATTAACATAAACCAAAATGAAAGTATCAACTATCAGCCAACTTCACTCACACAAGACCAAAGCAACAATATTCATCAAAATCAAGATCAAAATGTAAACAATCAAGTGACGGATTGGCGAGTTCTTGACCAATTTGTTGCATCACAACTACTTAGCCAAggtcatgttccaactaaagaaaATCATTGCACGAATATGCAAGATTCCCAATTACGCCCACATGATGATCACGAAGGATCAAATTCTGAGCTCATTACACACTAG
- the LOC110912146 gene encoding NAC domain-containing protein 7 isoform X1: MPLCIVNLLPKLNLSIKPKWIAGSVSVKGDMNTFSHVPPGFRFHPTDEELVDYYLRKKINSRRIDLDVIRDVDLYKIEPWDLQELCRLGTEEQDEWYFFSHKDKKYPTGTRTNRATAAGFWKATGRDKAIYSKHELVGMRKTLVFYKGRAPNGQKSDWIMHEYRLESDENATTTQEEGWVVCRVFKKRLPTMRRASEHESPIWYEDHQVSFMPEISSPNQNNSLSHLVNPNNYQYLYGTCKKEIDHLQNYHTTSDHFLQLPLLESPKLLPSCNSFMPIYGININQNESINYQPTSLTQDQSNNIHQNQDQNVNNQVTDWRVLDQFVASQLLSQGHVPTKENHCTNMQDSQLRPHDDHEGSNSELITH, from the exons ATGCCTTTGTGCATAGTAAATTTGCTTCCAAAACTAAATTTATCTATCAAACCAAAATGGATTGCAGGTTCAGTTTCTGTGAAAGGAGATATGAACACTTTTTCGCATGTACCTCCTGGCTTTCGGTTCCATCCCACTGATGAAGAACTTGTAGATTACTACCTTAGGAAAAAGATAAATTCAAGAAGGATTGACCTCGATGTCATCAGAGATGTCGATCTTTACAAAATCGAGCCATGGGATCTTCAAG AGCTATGTAGACTGGGTACAGAAGAGCAAGACGAATGGTATTTCTTTAGTCATAAAGATAAAAAATACCCAACTGGGACGCGTACTAATAGGGCTACAGCAGCCGGATTTTGGAAGGCTACGGGAAGGGACAAGGCGATTTACTCGAAGCACGAATTGGTTGGGATGAGAAAGACATTGGTTTTCTATAAAGGTCGTGCTCCGAATGGACAAAAGTCAGATTGGATAATGCACGAGTATCGCCTTGAATCAGATGAAAATGCAACAACTACTCAG GAAGAAGGGTGGGTGGTATGTAGGGTGTTCAAAAAGAGATTACCCACAATGAGGAGAGCAAGTGAGCATGAATCACCAATTTGGTATGAAGATCATCAAGTGTCATTCATGCCAGAGATTAGTTCACCAAACCAAAACAATTCTTTATCTCACTTGGTGAACCCTAATAATTACCAATACCTTTATGGGACTTGCAAGAAAGAAATAGACCATCTACAAAATTACCACACTACCTCTGATCACTTCCTACAACTTCCTCTTTTAGAGAGTCCAAAACTGCTCCCTTCATGCAACTCTTTCATGCCCATATATGGTATTAACATAAACCAAAATGAAAGTATCAACTATCAGCCAACTTCACTCACACAAGACCAAAGCAACAATATTCATCAAAATCAAGATCAAAATGTAAACAATCAAGTGACGGATTGGCGAGTTCTTGACCAATTTGTTGCATCACAACTACTTAGCCAAggtcatgttccaactaaagaaaATCATTGCACGAATATGCAAGATTCCCAATTACGCCCACATGATGATCACGAAGGATCAAATTCTGAGCTCATTACACACTAG